In Xenorhabdus poinarii G6, the following are encoded in one genomic region:
- a CDS encoding outer membrane usher protein — translation MALFSDSMNHDFSPINKRITSNRKDIFNKKIGVSKKKIVNQKKIASQAKTEYFASGITPFAALVLLILSGIQVGYARPPLEFNTDALDISERANIDLDKFARAGYIMPGNYIMAVRVNQNELLEMHSVDFTTLADDPEGSEACVSPEIVKQIDLKQEWLEKLGWRNEGKCLDLNTLPGMSARGDLATYSLYLIVPKIYLEYDLPDWDPPSRWDNGIPGLLFDYNLNAQNTKPAHGNSNQQISANGTAGMNAGAWRFRADWQARYHRSKDKQGDQFGHVSEREREWDWSRYYMYRVLPRLEAKLSLGEDYLNSNIFDSFRYTGVSLITDENMLPPNLRGYAPEVTGVARTNAKVTVKQQGRVLYETQVASGPFRIQDLSDAVSGTLDVRVEEQDGSVQEFQVNTATIPYLTRPGRVQYKIVGGQSTNDKHRREGPAFGMGEFSWGINNGWSLYGGLLAAGDYNALSLGIGRDLMMFGSLSFDATESRARLPKERETLTGGSYRLSYSKRFDQYNSQVTFAGYRFSERNFMNMGQYINRRYRDLSSDSGKELYTIIFNKQFSDIGLSAHLNYSHQTYWNRPTNDRYNISLSKYVDIGRYKNISVNLSAYRNNFDNKKDDGMYLNLSIPWGESGTFSYNGMVNRQGNAHRVGYFNRIDDRNNYRISAGTSMGGRALADAYYTHYGDKALLNASASYQDGINTTVALGLQGGVTVTAHGAALHRINQPGATRLMVDTEGVSNVPVRGFGSAVHTNYFGKAVLVDVNNYFRNKANVDLDNLPDDVEALRSVQQATLTEGAIGYRQFQVMSGIKAMTLIRLPDGSFPPFGASVVNAAQREIGIISDEGYAYLSGMNQGEKVQVHWDGEAQCEITVPDDISAKSFTTTLLSCQFLTGKAK, via the coding sequence ATGGCTTTGTTTTCAGATTCTATGAATCATGATTTTTCACCTATTAATAAAAGAATAACCAGTAATAGAAAAGATATTTTTAATAAAAAAATTGGGGTGAGTAAAAAGAAGATAGTTAATCAAAAGAAGATAGCTAGTCAGGCAAAAACAGAATACTTCGCTTCCGGAATTACCCCCTTTGCTGCGTTGGTATTGTTGATTCTCTCTGGTATTCAGGTCGGCTATGCCAGACCACCGCTTGAGTTCAATACTGACGCTTTGGATATTAGTGAACGTGCCAATATTGATTTGGATAAGTTCGCCCGGGCAGGTTATATCATGCCGGGCAACTACATCATGGCTGTCCGGGTGAATCAAAACGAATTGCTGGAGATGCATTCTGTTGATTTCACTACGCTCGCGGATGATCCAGAAGGCAGTGAAGCCTGTGTATCTCCCGAAATAGTGAAGCAAATCGATTTGAAACAGGAATGGCTGGAAAAATTAGGTTGGCGGAATGAGGGAAAATGCCTTGATCTCAATACGTTGCCCGGTATGTCAGCCCGAGGTGATTTGGCCACTTATAGCCTGTATTTAATCGTCCCGAAAATCTATCTGGAATATGACTTACCGGATTGGGATCCGCCTTCTCGTTGGGATAATGGAATTCCCGGATTGCTGTTTGACTATAACCTGAATGCACAAAACACCAAACCTGCTCACGGTAACAGTAATCAGCAGATAAGTGCGAACGGAACAGCGGGGATGAATGCAGGTGCGTGGCGTTTTCGGGCTGATTGGCAGGCCAGATATCACCGTTCGAAAGATAAGCAGGGTGATCAGTTTGGCCATGTGAGTGAGAGAGAGCGTGAGTGGGACTGGAGCCGTTACTACATGTATCGGGTGTTGCCTCGCCTGGAAGCAAAACTGTCCTTGGGTGAGGATTACCTCAACTCCAACATTTTCGATAGCTTTCGTTACACGGGCGTCAGTTTAATCACTGATGAAAATATGTTACCACCGAATTTACGGGGATATGCGCCCGAAGTGACAGGGGTTGCACGTACCAATGCTAAGGTCACGGTGAAACAACAGGGCAGAGTACTCTATGAAACCCAAGTGGCGTCTGGTCCGTTCCGTATTCAGGATCTCAGTGATGCGGTATCAGGCACATTGGATGTCAGAGTGGAAGAGCAAGACGGTAGTGTACAGGAATTTCAGGTCAATACAGCGACGATCCCTTATCTGACTCGCCCGGGGCGGGTGCAGTATAAAATTGTGGGCGGTCAATCGACTAATGATAAGCATCGTCGGGAAGGACCCGCGTTTGGTATGGGGGAATTTTCCTGGGGTATCAATAACGGTTGGTCATTGTATGGTGGTCTTCTGGCTGCCGGAGACTATAACGCCCTGTCATTGGGGATTGGTCGTGACCTGATGATGTTTGGCTCCCTGTCATTTGATGCGACGGAATCCAGGGCAAGATTACCGAAAGAGCGCGAGACGCTGACGGGAGGATCTTATCGTCTGAGTTATTCGAAACGTTTTGATCAATACAATAGCCAGGTGACATTCGCCGGATATCGTTTCTCTGAGCGTAATTTCATGAATATGGGGCAGTATATTAATCGTCGTTATCGTGATCTTTCTTCCGATAGCGGCAAAGAACTATACACCATTATTTTCAATAAACAGTTTAGTGATATTGGTTTGAGTGCCCACCTTAATTATAGCCACCAGACTTATTGGAATCGTCCAACAAATGATCGCTATAACATTTCATTATCCAAATACGTCGATATTGGGCGTTATAAAAATATCAGTGTGAATCTTTCTGCTTACCGCAATAATTTTGACAATAAAAAAGATGATGGCATGTACCTGAACCTTTCTATTCCGTGGGGAGAAAGTGGCACGTTCAGCTACAACGGTATGGTAAATCGTCAGGGCAACGCTCATCGGGTAGGGTATTTTAACCGTATCGATGATCGTAATAATTATCGTATTTCAGCAGGAACCAGCATGGGTGGCAGAGCATTGGCAGATGCTTATTACACTCACTATGGCGATAAGGCGTTGTTGAATGCCAGTGCCAGTTATCAGGATGGTATCAATACAACGGTTGCCCTTGGTTTGCAGGGAGGAGTGACGGTCACAGCACATGGCGCGGCTCTGCACCGTATCAATCAGCCGGGCGCGACTCGTTTGATGGTCGATACCGAAGGCGTTAGTAACGTTCCGGTCCGTGGATTTGGCTCGGCAGTGCATACTAACTACTTTGGTAAGGCGGTGCTGGTTGATGTGAACAACTACTTCCGTAATAAGGCAAATGTTGATTTAGATAATTTGCCGGATGATGTAGAGGCATTACGTTCTGTCCAGCAGGCAACATTGACGGAAGGGGCGATTGGTTATCGTCAATTCCAGGTGATGTCAGGGATCAAGGCGATGACCCTTATTCGTCTGCCTGACGGTTCATTCCCGCCTT
- a CDS encoding fimbrial protein has translation MKLNKLAMVLGLGVALTAGAANAAPSQGNGTVKFTGAIINAACSIKNNNVEVDLGQVNNVILKDGGESASKQFEIELQDCVLGTLKGVTTTFTGPEADGTVKGLLALEGPAEGAAIKITNNGNQLIPLGEASDVMSLHDGDNTLRFAARLKGLQGAEGKDPVAVKTGNFTAIANFALNYL, from the coding sequence ATGAAACTCAACAAATTGGCGATGGTTTTAGGTTTAGGTGTGGCTTTAACTGCAGGTGCAGCAAATGCAGCACCTTCTCAAGGTAATGGTACAGTTAAATTCACTGGCGCTATTATCAATGCAGCTTGTTCAATCAAAAATAACAATGTTGAAGTTGATTTGGGACAAGTCAACAACGTTATTCTGAAAGACGGTGGTGAATCTGCTTCTAAGCAATTTGAGATTGAATTGCAAGATTGTGTGCTTGGTACACTTAAAGGTGTCACAACAACGTTCACTGGACCAGAAGCTGATGGTACAGTGAAAGGTCTGTTAGCGCTGGAAGGCCCAGCGGAAGGTGCGGCGATCAAGATCACTAATAACGGTAACCAGTTGATTCCTTTAGGTGAAGCGTCAGACGTCATGTCTTTACATGACGGTGATAACACCCTGCGTTTCGCTGCCCGTCTGAAAGGCCTGCAAGGCGCGGAAGGTAAAGATCCAGTTGCAGTGAAAACCGGTAACTTTACGGCTATCGCAAACTTCGCTTTAAACTACCTGTAA
- the deoD gene encoding purine-nucleoside phosphorylase, with translation MATPHINAEMGDFADVVLMPGDPLRAKYIAETYLEDARQVNNVRGMLGFTGTYKGRRISVMGHGMGIPSCSIYAKELITEFGVKKIIRIGSCGAVSEDVKIRDVVIGMGACTDSKVNRQRFKDHDFAAIADFELVRHAVDAAKAKNINARVGNIFSVDLFYSPDPQMFDVMEKYGILGVEMEAAGIYGVAAEFGAKALTICTVSDHIRTGEQTTAEERQTTFNDMIEIALESILMGDN, from the coding sequence ATGGCCACCCCACATATTAATGCTGAGATGGGCGATTTTGCTGATGTTGTTTTGATGCCAGGTGATCCACTACGTGCAAAATACATCGCAGAAACTTATCTGGAAGATGCCCGTCAGGTGAACAATGTTCGCGGTATGCTCGGTTTCACCGGGACTTATAAAGGCCGCCGCATTTCTGTTATGGGTCATGGAATGGGGATTCCATCTTGCTCTATTTACGCCAAAGAATTGATCACTGAATTTGGTGTTAAAAAAATCATCCGTATTGGTTCCTGTGGCGCAGTCAGCGAAGACGTTAAAATTCGTGATGTTGTGATTGGTATGGGCGCTTGTACTGATTCCAAAGTCAACCGCCAGCGTTTTAAAGATCACGATTTTGCAGCGATTGCTGATTTTGAGCTGGTTCGTCATGCGGTGGATGCGGCGAAAGCGAAAAATATCAACGCACGTGTTGGTAACATTTTCTCTGTTGATCTGTTTTATTCACCTGATCCTCAGATGTTCGATGTCATGGAAAAATACGGCATTCTGGGTGTTGAAATGGAAGCCGCTGGTATTTACGGTGTTGCTGCTGAATTTGGTGCAAAAGCACTGACAATTTGTACTGTTTCTGATCATATTCGTACGGGCGAACAAACCACGGCCGAAGAACGACAGACTACGTTTAATGACATGATTGAAATTGCCCTTGAGTCTATTTTGATGGGTGATAATTAA
- the deoB gene encoding phosphopentomutase: MKRTFIMVLDSFGIGASADAEKFGDKGSNTLGHIAEWCARGEADIGRQGPLHLPNLSRLGLGKAAEESCGTFPIGLDNDAEIIGAYGYASELSSGKDTPSGHWEIAGVPVLFDWGYFHDEENSFPQALLDKLVERANLPGYLGNCHSSGTVILDKLGEEHMKTGKPIFYTSADSVFQIACHEETFGLDRLYELCEIAREELNLGEYNIGRVIARPFVGDKVGHFQRTGNRHDLAVEPPAPTILKKLVDEKQGEVVSIGKIADIYANVGITKKVKATGIDALFDASLAEMAQAGDNTIVFTNFVDFDSSYGHRRDVAGYAAALELFDRRLPEMLKLVKEDDILILTADHGCDPTWAGSDHTREHIPVLVYGEKIKPGSLGHRETFADIGQTVAKYFGLTPMEHGKVMF; encoded by the coding sequence ATGAAACGTACATTCATCATGGTATTGGATTCCTTTGGTATCGGCGCAAGTGCGGATGCGGAAAAGTTTGGTGATAAGGGATCTAACACGTTAGGGCATATTGCAGAATGGTGTGCCCGTGGTGAGGCTGATATCGGCCGTCAAGGGCCACTGCATTTGCCAAACCTAAGCCGCCTGGGATTGGGTAAGGCCGCGGAAGAATCTTGTGGAACTTTTCCGATTGGTTTGGATAACGATGCCGAAATTATTGGCGCTTATGGTTACGCGAGTGAACTTTCTTCTGGTAAAGACACGCCGTCAGGCCATTGGGAAATTGCCGGTGTTCCAGTTTTGTTTGACTGGGGCTATTTCCACGATGAAGAAAACAGCTTCCCACAAGCGTTGCTGGATAAACTGGTCGAACGCGCTAATTTGCCGGGTTATCTGGGGAACTGTCACTCTTCAGGCACCGTGATCCTGGATAAACTGGGTGAAGAACATATGAAAACTGGTAAACCGATTTTCTACACCTCGGCGGATTCCGTTTTCCAGATTGCCTGCCATGAAGAGACATTTGGCCTGGATCGCTTGTATGAACTGTGTGAAATTGCCCGTGAAGAGTTGAATCTTGGTGAATATAACATTGGTCGCGTGATTGCCCGTCCATTTGTGGGTGACAAAGTCGGTCATTTCCAGCGTACTGGCAACCGCCATGACCTGGCTGTTGAGCCACCGGCGCCCACTATTCTGAAAAAATTAGTTGATGAAAAGCAGGGGGAAGTTGTTTCCATTGGTAAGATTGCCGATATTTACGCGAATGTCGGGATCACCAAAAAGGTCAAGGCCACGGGCATTGATGCGCTGTTTGATGCTTCACTGGCTGAAATGGCGCAGGCGGGAGATAACACCATCGTATTTACCAATTTCGTTGATTTTGATTCTTCTTACGGTCACCGTCGTGATGTGGCGGGTTACGCGGCAGCACTCGAGTTGTTTGACCGCCGTTTGCCCGAAATGCTGAAATTAGTGAAAGAAGACGACATCCTGATCTTAACGGCTGATCATGGTTGTGACCCAACCTGGGCGGGTTCTGATCATACCCGTGAGCATATCCCGGTGCTGGTTTACGGGGAGAAAATTAAGCCGGGTTCATTGGGGCATCGTGAAACGTTCGCCGATATTGGTCAGACTGTTGCAAAATACTTCGGTCTGACACCGATGGAGCACGGTAAGGTAATGTTTTAA
- the deoA gene encoding thymidine phosphorylase yields the protein MFLAQEIIRKKRDGHPLNEEEIRFFINGVRDNTVSEGQIAALAMTIYFHDMTMEERVALTLAMRDSGTVLAWKALNLPGPVVDKHSTGGVGDVTSLMLGPMVAACGGYVPMISGRGLGHTGGTLDKLESIPGFDIFPDEHRFRDIIRDVGVAIIGQTRALAPADKRFYATRDITATVDSIPLITASILSKKLAEGLDALVMDVKVGSGALMPTYEQSEKLAESLVEVANGAGCKTSALLTDMNQVLASSAGNALEVREAVQFLTGEYRNPRLFDVTMALSAEMLVSGNLARDRDDARRKLQAVLDNGSAAETLGRMVAAQKGPTDFVDHYDRYLPTAAVIRPVLAGQRFAEQVTEGQSGIIAEMNTRSLGMSVVALGGGRRKAADPINYSVGLSEIVALGTEVTADTPLAMLHANSEHDWHEAAETVRNAFVFKDIAFNETETQATTPMIYRHIIG from the coding sequence TTGTTTCTGGCACAGGAAATTATCCGCAAAAAACGTGATGGTCACCCTTTGAATGAAGAGGAAATCCGCTTCTTTATTAACGGAGTTCGTGATAATACGGTTTCCGAAGGGCAGATAGCAGCACTGGCGATGACTATCTATTTCCATGATATGACAATGGAAGAGCGCGTTGCACTGACATTGGCAATGCGTGATTCTGGTACGGTTTTAGCGTGGAAGGCACTAAATTTACCCGGCCCGGTTGTCGATAAGCACTCAACAGGGGGGGTGGGGGATGTCACCTCTTTGATGCTGGGCCCAATGGTGGCTGCTTGTGGGGGATATGTGCCAATGATATCGGGACGTGGCCTGGGGCATACCGGGGGCACGTTGGATAAATTGGAATCTATTCCCGGTTTTGACATTTTTCCCGATGAGCACCGTTTCCGGGACATTATTCGTGACGTGGGGGTTGCCATTATAGGGCAGACCCGCGCGTTAGCACCGGCAGATAAACGTTTTTATGCAACCCGTGATATTACGGCGACAGTTGACTCCATCCCTTTAATTACCGCCTCTATTTTGAGTAAAAAGTTGGCTGAAGGGCTGGATGCTTTGGTCATGGATGTGAAAGTGGGTTCTGGCGCATTGATGCCCACCTACGAACAATCAGAAAAGCTGGCTGAATCGCTCGTTGAAGTCGCCAATGGTGCAGGGTGCAAAACCAGCGCACTATTGACAGATATGAATCAAGTGTTGGCATCCAGCGCAGGGAATGCATTGGAAGTTCGTGAAGCGGTTCAATTTTTGACGGGGGAATACCGGAATCCTCGTTTATTCGACGTCACGATGGCGTTGTCTGCTGAAATGCTGGTTTCGGGCAATTTAGCCCGTGATCGTGATGATGCACGCCGTAAGTTACAGGCCGTACTAGACAATGGCAGCGCCGCAGAAACATTGGGTCGTATGGTCGCCGCGCAAAAAGGACCGACGGATTTTGTTGACCATTACGACCGTTACTTGCCGACCGCCGCCGTGATCAGGCCGGTACTGGCCGGACAGCGATTTGCTGAGCAGGTCACAGAAGGCCAAAGTGGTATCATTGCCGAAATGAATACCCGATCGTTGGGCATGTCGGTTGTTGCATTGGGGGGCGGGCGTCGTAAGGCGGCTGACCCGATTAATTACAGTGTGGGGCTCAGTGAGATCGTTGCCCTGGGCACAGAAGTGACGGCGGATACACCGTTGGCCATGCTCCACGCTAACAGTGAACATGATTGGCATGAAGCCGCAGAAACCGTCCGTAATGCCTTTGTTTTTAAAGACATTGCGTTTAATGAGACAGAAACACAAGCCACCACACCCATGATTTATCGTCATATCATTGGATAA
- the deoC gene encoding deoxyribose-phosphate aldolase — translation MTDLTAAAQHALSLMDLTTLNDDDTDETVTALCRQANSPAGHTAAICIYPRFIPLARKVLREQGTPDIRIATVTNFPHGNDDIEIALAETRAAIAYGADEVDVVFPYRALMAGDEQVGFDLVHACQAVCAESGVWLKVIIETGELKEAALIRKAAEISIKAGADFIKTSTGKVPVNATLESAEIMLNVIRDMNVGNRVGFKPAGGVRTAEEATQYLALAERIMGEQWINARHFRFGASSLLNSLLTTLGYQGQKQSNGY, via the coding sequence ATGACCGATTTAACCGCTGCCGCTCAGCATGCGCTGAGTTTGATGGATTTAACGACACTGAATGATGACGATACAGATGAGACGGTAACCGCACTTTGTCGTCAGGCAAACAGCCCCGCAGGGCATACCGCCGCGATCTGTATTTACCCACGTTTTATTCCACTGGCACGTAAGGTATTACGTGAACAGGGAACGCCCGATATCCGCATTGCCACCGTAACCAACTTTCCGCATGGTAATGATGATATCGAGATTGCGCTGGCTGAAACTCGGGCAGCTATCGCTTATGGTGCTGATGAAGTGGATGTTGTTTTCCCTTATCGCGCTTTGATGGCGGGTGATGAGCAAGTTGGCTTTGATTTGGTTCACGCTTGTCAGGCGGTCTGTGCTGAATCTGGCGTCTGGCTGAAAGTCATTATTGAAACGGGTGAATTAAAAGAAGCCGCGTTGATCCGCAAAGCCGCTGAAATTTCCATTAAAGCGGGTGCTGATTTTATTAAAACCTCAACCGGTAAAGTGCCTGTTAATGCCACCCTGGAAAGTGCTGAAATTATGCTGAACGTCATTCGAGATATGAACGTAGGCAATCGCGTGGGTTTTAAACCCGCAGGCGGGGTACGTACCGCCGAAGAAGCAACACAATATCTGGCGCTGGCAGAGCGTATTATGGGAGAACAATGGATTAATGCCCGTCATTTCCGTTTTGGTGCATCCAGTTTGTTGAACAGCTTGCTGACGACACTGGGGTATCAGGGACAAAAACAGAGTAACGGTTATTGA